The Pan troglodytes isolate AG18354 chromosome 7, NHGRI_mPanTro3-v2.0_pri, whole genome shotgun sequence genome has a window encoding:
- the OPLAH gene encoding 5-oxoprolinase isoform X3: MGSPEGRFHFAIDRGGTFTDVFAQCPGGHARVLKLLSEDPANYADAPTEGIRRILEQEAGMLLPRDQPLDSSHIASIRMGTTVATNALLERKGERVALLVTRGFRDLLHIGTQARGDLFDLAVPMPEVLYEEVLEVDERVVLHRGEAGTGTPVKGRTGDLLEVQQPVDLGALRGKLEGLLSRGIRSLAVVLMHSYTWAQHEQQVGVLARELGFTHVSLSSEAMPMVRIVPRGHTACADAYLTPAIQRYVQGFCRGFQGQLKDVQVLFMRSDGGLAPMDAFSGSRAVLSGPAGGVVGYSATTYQQEGGQPVIGFDMGGTSTDVSRYAGEFEHVFEASTAGVTLQAPQLDINTVAAGGGSRLFFRSGLFVVGPESAGAHPGPACYRKGGPVTVTDANLVLGRLLPASFPCIFGPGEDQPLSPEASHKALEAVATEVNSFLTNGPCPASPLSLEEVAMGFVRVANEAMCRPIRALTQARGHDPSAHVLACFGGAGGQHACAIARALGMDTVHIHRHSGLLSALGLALADVVHEAQEPCSLLYAPETFVQLDQRLSRLEEQCVDALQAQGFPRSQISTESFLHLRYRGTDCALMVSAHQHPATARSPRAGDFGAAFVERYMREFGFVIPERPVVVDDVRVRGTGRSGLRLEDAPKAQTRPPRVDKMTQCYFEGGYQETPVYLLAELSYGHKLHGPCLIIDSNSTILVEPGCQAEVTKTGDIRISVGAEVPGTVGPQLDPIQLSIFSHRFMSIAEQMGRILQRTAISTNIKERLDFSCALFGPDGGLVSNAPHIPVHLGAMQETVQFQIQHLGADLHPGDVLLSNHPSAGGSHLPDLTVITPVFWPGQTRPVFYVASRGHHADIGGITPGSMPPHSTVLQQEGAVFLSFKLVRGGVFQEEAVTEALRAPGKFPNCSGTRNLHDNLSDLRAQVAANQKGIQLVGELIGQYGLDVVQAYMGHIQANAELAVRDMLRAFGTSRQARGLPLEVSSEDHMDDGSPIRLRVQISLSQGSAVFDFSGTGPEVFGNLNAPRAITLSALIYCLRCLVGRDIPLNQGCLAPVRVVIPRGSILDPSPEAAVVGGNVLTSQRVVDVILGAFGACAASQGCMNNVTLGNAHMGYYETVAGGAGAGPSWHGRSGVHSHMTNTRITDPEILESRYPVILRRFELRRGSGGRGRFRGGDGVTRELLFREEALLSVLTERRAFRPYGLHGGEPGARGLNLLIRKNGRTVNLGGKTSVTVYPGDVFCLHTPGGGGYGDPEDPAPSPGSPPQALAFPEHGSVYEYRRAQEAV, from the exons ATGGGCAGCCCCGAGGGCCGCTTCCACTTTGCCATCGACCGTGGGGGTACCTTCACAGACGTCTTTGCCCAGTGCCCAGGGGGGCACGCGCGGGTCTTAAAGCTGCTCTCAGAGGACCCTGCCAACTATGCAGACGCGCCAACCGAAGGGATCCGCCGCATCCTGGAGCAG GAGGCCGGCATGCTCCTGCCCCGGGACCAGCCGCTGGACTCCAGTCATATCGCCAGCATCCGCATGGGCACCACAGTGGCCACCAACGCACTGCTGGAGCGGAAGGGGGAGCGGGTGGCGCTGCTGGTGACACGTGGCTTCCGAGACCTGCTGCACATTGGCACCCAAGCCCGTGGGGACCTCTTTGACCTG GCCGTGCCCATGCCTGAGGTGCTGTATGAAGAGGTGCTGGAGGTGGACGAACGCGTGGTGCTGCACCGTGGAGAGGCGGGCACCGGGACGCCTGTGAAAG GCCGCACGGGGGACCTGCTGGAAGTGCAGCAGCCTGTGGACCTGGGGGCCCTGCGTGGGAAGCTGGAGGGGCTGCTATCTCGAGGCATCCGCAGCCTGGCCGTGGTGCTCATGCACTCGTACAC GTGGGCCCAGCATGAGCAGCAGGTGGGTGTGCTGGCCCGGGAGCTGGGCTTCACGCACGTGTCACTGTCCTCGGAGGCCATGCCCATGGTGCGCATCGTCCCTCGGGGGCACACGGCCTGTGCCGACGCCTACCTCACGCCCGCCATCCAACGCTACGTGCAGGGCTTCTGCCGTGGCTTCCAGGGCCAACTCAAG GATGTGCAGGTGTTGTTCATGCGCTCCGATGGCGGCCTGGCGCCCATGGACGCCTTCAGCGGCTCCCGTGCTGTGCTCTCGGGCCCGGCCGGCGGCGTGGTGGGCTACTCAGCCACCACCTACCAGCAGGAGGGTGGCCAGCCTGTCATCGGCTTTGACATGGGAG gcACGTCCACGGATGTGAGCCGCTATGCTGGGGAATTCGAGCACGTCTTCGAGGCCAGCACAGCTGGCGTCACCCTCCAGGCCCCGCAGCTGGACATCAACACCGTGGCAGCGGGAGGGGGTTCCCGCCTCTTCTTCAG GTCTGGCCTCTTTGTGGTTGGGCCCGAGTCAGCAGGAGCCCACCCAGGACCCGCCTGCTACCGCAAAG GGGGCCCTGTGACAGTGACGGATGCTAATCTGGTCCTGGGTCGCCTGCTGCCTGCCTCCTTCCCCTGCATTTTTGGGCCGGGAGAGGACCAACCACTTTCCCCTGAGGCCTCCCACAAAGCCCTGGAGGCTGTGGCCACTGAGGTCAACAGCTTCCTGACCAACGGGCCCTGCCCGGCCTCCCCGCTGAGCCTGGAGGAGGTGGCCATGGGGTTCGTGCGCGTGGCCAACGAGGCCATGTGCCGGCCCATCCGTGCACTCACGCAG GCAAGAGGCCATGACCCCTCAGCCCATGTGCTGGCCTGCTTTGGGGGAGCTGGTGGGCAGCATGCATGTGCCATCGCCCGGGCCCTGGGCATGGACACGGTGCACATCCACAG GCACAGTGGGCTGCTGTCGGCCCTGGGGCTGGCCCTGGCTGACGTGGTGCATGAGGCACAGGAACCCTGCTCCCTGCTCTACGCGCCTGAGACCTTTGTGCAGCTGGACCAGAGGCTGAGCCGCCTGGAGGAGCAGTGTGTGGATGCTCTGCAGGCCCAGGGCTTCCCCAG GTCCCAGATCAGCACTGAGAGCTTCCTGCACCTGCGCTACCGGGGCACGGATTGTGCTCTGATGGTGTCTGCCCACCAGCACCCAGCCACAGCCCGCTCGCCCCGTGCGGGGGACTTCGGGGCAGCCTTCGTGGAGCG GTACATGAGGGAGTTTGGCTTTGTCATCCCTGAGCGGCCGGTGGTCGTGGACGATGTGCGAGTGCGGGGCACCGGCCGCAGTGGTCTTCGCCTCGAGGATGCCCCCAAAGCCCAGACCAGGCCTCCCCGGGTGGACAAG ATGACCCAGTGCTACTTTGAGGGGGGCTACCAGGAGACCCCTGTGTACCTGCTGGCAGAGCTGAGCTATGGGCACAAGCTCCATGGGCCATGCCTCATCATCGACAGTAACAG CACCATCCTGGTGGAGCCAGGTTGCCAGGCAGAGGTGACCAAGACAGGGGACATCCGCATCTCCGTGGGGGCCGAAGTCCCCGGCACAGTGGGCCCCCAGCTGGACCCTATCCAGCTGTCCATCTTCTCACACCGCTTCATGAGCATTGCTG AGCAGATGGGCCGCATCCTGCAGCGCACAGCCATCTCCACCAACATCAAGGAGCGTCTGGACTTCTCCTGTGCCCTCTTTGGGCCCGATGGGGGGCTGGTGTCCAATGCCCCCCACATCCCTGTGCACCTGGGTGCCATGCAGGAGACGGTGCAGTTCCAG ATTCAGCACCTGGGGGCCGATCTCCACCCTGGCGACGTGCTACTGAGCAACCATCCCAGTGCCGGGGGCAGCCACCTGCCAGACCTGACTGTTATCACACCG GTGTTTTGGCCGGGTCAGACGCGGCCTGTGTTCTATGTGGCCAGCCGAGGGCACCACGCAGACATCGGGGGCATCACACCGGGCTCCATGCCCCCCCACTCCACCGTGCTGCAACAGGAGGGTGCCGTCTTTCTGTCCTTCAAACTCGTCCGGGGTGGCGTCTTCCAGGAGGAGG CGGTGACGGAGGCCCTGCGGGCGCCAGGCAAGTTCCCCAACTGCAGCGGAACCAGAAACCTGCATGACAACCTGTCGGACCTCCGTGCCCAGGTGGCAGCCAACCAGAAGGGCATCCAGCTGGTGGGGGAGCTCATTGGGCAGTACGGCCTGGACGTGGTGCAGGCCTACATGGGCCATATTCAG GCAAACGCTGAGCTGGCCGTGCGAGACATGTTGCGTGCCTTTGGAACCTCCCGGCAGGCCCGGGGCCTGCCCCTGGAGGTGTCCTCGGAAGACCACATGGACGACGGTTCCCCCATCCGCCTCCGTGTGCAGATCAGCCTGAGTCAG GGCAGCGCTGTGTTTGACTTCAGCGGCACTGGGCCGGAGGTGTTTGGTAATCTCAACGCACCGCGGGCCATAACCCTGTCCGCCCTCATCTACTGCCTGCGCTGTCTGGTGGGCCGCGACATCCCACTCAACCAG GGCTGCCTGGCGCCAGTGCGCGTGGTAATTCCCCGAGGCTCCATCCTGGACCCGTCGCCCGAAGCGGCGGTGGTGGGCGGCAACGTGCTCACGTCGCAGCGCGTGGTGGATGTCATCCTGGGGGCCTTTGGGGCCTGCGCCGCCTCCCAG GGCTGCATGAACAACGTGACCCTGGGCAACGCCCACATGGGCTACTACGAGACGGTGGCGGGCGGCGCGGGCGCGGGTCCCAGCTGGCACGGGCGCAGCGGTGTGCACAGCCACATGACCAACACACGCATCACCGACCCTGAGATCCTGGAGAGCAG GTACCCGGTCATCCTGCGCCGCTTCGAGCTGCGGCGGGGCTCGGGGGGCAGAGGCCGCTTCCGAGGCGGCGACGGCGTCACCCGCGAGCTGCTCTTTCGTGAGGAGGCGCTGCTGTCAGTGCTGACCGAGCGCCGCGCCTTCCGGCCATACGGGCTCCACG GGGGCGAGCCTGGCGCCCGCGGCCTAAACCTGCTGATCCGCAAAAACGGCCGGACGGTGAATCTGGGCGGCAAGACGTCGGTGACCGTGTACCCCGGG GATGTGTTCTGTCTCCACACACCCGGCGGCGGTGGCTATGGGGACCCGGAGGACCCCGCCCCATCGCCGGGGTCGCCCCCGCAAGCACTGGCCTTTCCCGAGCACGGCAGCGTCTATGAGTATCGCCGGGCCCAGGAGGCCGTGTGA
- the OPLAH gene encoding 5-oxoprolinase isoform X4 produces MPEVLYEEVLEVDERVVLHRGEAGTGTPVKGRTGDLLEVQQPVDLGALRGKLEGLLSRGIRSLAVVLMHSYTWAQHEQQVGVLARELGFTHVSLSSEAMPMVRIVPRGHTACADAYLTPAIQRYVQGFCRGFQGQLKDVQVLFMRSDGGLAPMDAFSGSRAVLSGPAGGVVGYSATTYQQEGGQPVIGFDMGGTSTDVSRYAGEFEHVFEASTAGVTLQAPQLDINTVAAGGGSRLFFRSGLFVVGPESAGAHPGPACYRKGGPVTVTDANLVLGRLLPASFPCIFGPGEDQPLSPEASHKALEAVATEVNSFLTNGPCPASPLSLEEVAMGFVRVANEAMCRPIRALTQARGHDPSAHVLACFGGAGGQHACAIARALGMDTVHIHRHSGLLSALGLALADVVHEAQEPCSLLYAPETFVQLDQRLSRLEEQCVDALQAQGFPRSQISTESFLHLRYRGTDCALMVSAHQHPATARSPRAGDFGAAFVERYMREFGFVIPERPVVVDDVRVRGTGRSGLRLEDAPKAQTRPPRVDKMTQCYFEGGYQETPVYLLAELSYGHKLHGPCLIIDSNSTILVEPGCQAEVTKTGDIRISVGAEVPGTVGPQLDPIQLSIFSHRFMSIAEQMGRILQRTAISTNIKERLDFSCALFGPDGGLVSNAPHIPVHLGAMQETVQFQIQHLGADLHPGDVLLSNHPSAGGSHLPDLTVITPVFWPGQTRPVFYVASRGHHADIGGITPGSMPPHSTVLQQEGAVFLSFKLVRGGVFQEEAVTEALRAPGKFPNCSGTRNLHDNLSDLRAQVAANQKGIQLVGELIGQYGLDVVQAYMGHIQANAELAVRDMLRAFGTSRQARGLPLEVSSEDHMDDGSPIRLRVQISLSQGSAVFDFSGTGPEVFGNLNAPRAITLSALIYCLRCLVGRDIPLNQGCLAPVRVVIPRGSILDPSPEAAVVGGNVLTSQRVVDVILGAFGACAASQGCMNNVTLGNAHMGYYETVAGGAGAGPSWHGRSGVHSHMTNTRITDPEILESRYPVILRRFELRRGSGGRGRFRGGDGVTRELLFREEALLSVLTERRAFRPYGLHGGEPGARGLNLLIRKNGRTVNLGGKTSVTVYPGDVFCLHTPGGGGYGDPEDPAPSPGSPPQALAFPEHGSVYEYRRAQEAV; encoded by the exons ATGCCTGAGGTGCTGTATGAAGAGGTGCTGGAGGTGGACGAACGCGTGGTGCTGCACCGTGGAGAGGCGGGCACCGGGACGCCTGTGAAAG GCCGCACGGGGGACCTGCTGGAAGTGCAGCAGCCTGTGGACCTGGGGGCCCTGCGTGGGAAGCTGGAGGGGCTGCTATCTCGAGGCATCCGCAGCCTGGCCGTGGTGCTCATGCACTCGTACAC GTGGGCCCAGCATGAGCAGCAGGTGGGTGTGCTGGCCCGGGAGCTGGGCTTCACGCACGTGTCACTGTCCTCGGAGGCCATGCCCATGGTGCGCATCGTCCCTCGGGGGCACACGGCCTGTGCCGACGCCTACCTCACGCCCGCCATCCAACGCTACGTGCAGGGCTTCTGCCGTGGCTTCCAGGGCCAACTCAAG GATGTGCAGGTGTTGTTCATGCGCTCCGATGGCGGCCTGGCGCCCATGGACGCCTTCAGCGGCTCCCGTGCTGTGCTCTCGGGCCCGGCCGGCGGCGTGGTGGGCTACTCAGCCACCACCTACCAGCAGGAGGGTGGCCAGCCTGTCATCGGCTTTGACATGGGAG gcACGTCCACGGATGTGAGCCGCTATGCTGGGGAATTCGAGCACGTCTTCGAGGCCAGCACAGCTGGCGTCACCCTCCAGGCCCCGCAGCTGGACATCAACACCGTGGCAGCGGGAGGGGGTTCCCGCCTCTTCTTCAG GTCTGGCCTCTTTGTGGTTGGGCCCGAGTCAGCAGGAGCCCACCCAGGACCCGCCTGCTACCGCAAAG GGGGCCCTGTGACAGTGACGGATGCTAATCTGGTCCTGGGTCGCCTGCTGCCTGCCTCCTTCCCCTGCATTTTTGGGCCGGGAGAGGACCAACCACTTTCCCCTGAGGCCTCCCACAAAGCCCTGGAGGCTGTGGCCACTGAGGTCAACAGCTTCCTGACCAACGGGCCCTGCCCGGCCTCCCCGCTGAGCCTGGAGGAGGTGGCCATGGGGTTCGTGCGCGTGGCCAACGAGGCCATGTGCCGGCCCATCCGTGCACTCACGCAG GCAAGAGGCCATGACCCCTCAGCCCATGTGCTGGCCTGCTTTGGGGGAGCTGGTGGGCAGCATGCATGTGCCATCGCCCGGGCCCTGGGCATGGACACGGTGCACATCCACAG GCACAGTGGGCTGCTGTCGGCCCTGGGGCTGGCCCTGGCTGACGTGGTGCATGAGGCACAGGAACCCTGCTCCCTGCTCTACGCGCCTGAGACCTTTGTGCAGCTGGACCAGAGGCTGAGCCGCCTGGAGGAGCAGTGTGTGGATGCTCTGCAGGCCCAGGGCTTCCCCAG GTCCCAGATCAGCACTGAGAGCTTCCTGCACCTGCGCTACCGGGGCACGGATTGTGCTCTGATGGTGTCTGCCCACCAGCACCCAGCCACAGCCCGCTCGCCCCGTGCGGGGGACTTCGGGGCAGCCTTCGTGGAGCG GTACATGAGGGAGTTTGGCTTTGTCATCCCTGAGCGGCCGGTGGTCGTGGACGATGTGCGAGTGCGGGGCACCGGCCGCAGTGGTCTTCGCCTCGAGGATGCCCCCAAAGCCCAGACCAGGCCTCCCCGGGTGGACAAG ATGACCCAGTGCTACTTTGAGGGGGGCTACCAGGAGACCCCTGTGTACCTGCTGGCAGAGCTGAGCTATGGGCACAAGCTCCATGGGCCATGCCTCATCATCGACAGTAACAG CACCATCCTGGTGGAGCCAGGTTGCCAGGCAGAGGTGACCAAGACAGGGGACATCCGCATCTCCGTGGGGGCCGAAGTCCCCGGCACAGTGGGCCCCCAGCTGGACCCTATCCAGCTGTCCATCTTCTCACACCGCTTCATGAGCATTGCTG AGCAGATGGGCCGCATCCTGCAGCGCACAGCCATCTCCACCAACATCAAGGAGCGTCTGGACTTCTCCTGTGCCCTCTTTGGGCCCGATGGGGGGCTGGTGTCCAATGCCCCCCACATCCCTGTGCACCTGGGTGCCATGCAGGAGACGGTGCAGTTCCAG ATTCAGCACCTGGGGGCCGATCTCCACCCTGGCGACGTGCTACTGAGCAACCATCCCAGTGCCGGGGGCAGCCACCTGCCAGACCTGACTGTTATCACACCG GTGTTTTGGCCGGGTCAGACGCGGCCTGTGTTCTATGTGGCCAGCCGAGGGCACCACGCAGACATCGGGGGCATCACACCGGGCTCCATGCCCCCCCACTCCACCGTGCTGCAACAGGAGGGTGCCGTCTTTCTGTCCTTCAAACTCGTCCGGGGTGGCGTCTTCCAGGAGGAGG CGGTGACGGAGGCCCTGCGGGCGCCAGGCAAGTTCCCCAACTGCAGCGGAACCAGAAACCTGCATGACAACCTGTCGGACCTCCGTGCCCAGGTGGCAGCCAACCAGAAGGGCATCCAGCTGGTGGGGGAGCTCATTGGGCAGTACGGCCTGGACGTGGTGCAGGCCTACATGGGCCATATTCAG GCAAACGCTGAGCTGGCCGTGCGAGACATGTTGCGTGCCTTTGGAACCTCCCGGCAGGCCCGGGGCCTGCCCCTGGAGGTGTCCTCGGAAGACCACATGGACGACGGTTCCCCCATCCGCCTCCGTGTGCAGATCAGCCTGAGTCAG GGCAGCGCTGTGTTTGACTTCAGCGGCACTGGGCCGGAGGTGTTTGGTAATCTCAACGCACCGCGGGCCATAACCCTGTCCGCCCTCATCTACTGCCTGCGCTGTCTGGTGGGCCGCGACATCCCACTCAACCAG GGCTGCCTGGCGCCAGTGCGCGTGGTAATTCCCCGAGGCTCCATCCTGGACCCGTCGCCCGAAGCGGCGGTGGTGGGCGGCAACGTGCTCACGTCGCAGCGCGTGGTGGATGTCATCCTGGGGGCCTTTGGGGCCTGCGCCGCCTCCCAG GGCTGCATGAACAACGTGACCCTGGGCAACGCCCACATGGGCTACTACGAGACGGTGGCGGGCGGCGCGGGCGCGGGTCCCAGCTGGCACGGGCGCAGCGGTGTGCACAGCCACATGACCAACACACGCATCACCGACCCTGAGATCCTGGAGAGCAG GTACCCGGTCATCCTGCGCCGCTTCGAGCTGCGGCGGGGCTCGGGGGGCAGAGGCCGCTTCCGAGGCGGCGACGGCGTCACCCGCGAGCTGCTCTTTCGTGAGGAGGCGCTGCTGTCAGTGCTGACCGAGCGCCGCGCCTTCCGGCCATACGGGCTCCACG GGGGCGAGCCTGGCGCCCGCGGCCTAAACCTGCTGATCCGCAAAAACGGCCGGACGGTGAATCTGGGCGGCAAGACGTCGGTGACCGTGTACCCCGGG GATGTGTTCTGTCTCCACACACCCGGCGGCGGTGGCTATGGGGACCCGGAGGACCCCGCCCCATCGCCGGGGTCGCCCCCGCAAGCACTGGCCTTTCCCGAGCACGGCAGCGTCTATGAGTATCGCCGGGCCCAGGAGGCCGTGTGA